The following proteins come from a genomic window of Brachyspira hampsonii:
- a CDS encoding cell surface protein: MKKIIFMMLLILNSFAFAIDDIIDKDNMHNLIEGVTSTRFGSDRVSTIYDFAPLMNHNTPFKLGVAILDLSHIVDNSHTNADGSRKLAFLPKGFVGLSYGIFGFGYQFSLYNDLNNKNSPIAHSHSFSFGFATDKYRLSLPISVSVGDPSYYGGKISVSTTPKFSFMFRGGLLDEFTMSLHYGIQLSSVTNNVGGTKIAPMVLGGSLYGSIMLTRFDNYPVQISLPVKLGFYYGIGARWATIDAGYAEDATLNYLYDDAGGRSTDSIYFYLLMPAKFEAKLGAIYTYVMPRLMFEGKIYKVDGEYNLHYGVEGEIRVTLVENFTFGLTGYAEGQGIMKKSADFNIYNAFGGGLDIWGIWRY, encoded by the coding sequence ATGAAAAAAATAATATTTATGATGCTATTAATATTAAACTCTTTTGCTTTTGCTATAGATGATATAATAGACAAAGATAATATGCATAATTTAATAGAAGGAGTAACCTCAACAAGATTCGGCTCAGATAGAGTAAGCACCATATATGATTTTGCTCCGCTTATGAATCATAATACTCCTTTTAAATTAGGAGTAGCAATATTAGATTTATCACATATAGTTGATAATAGTCATACAAATGCTGACGGCAGCAGAAAATTAGCTTTTTTGCCTAAAGGTTTTGTAGGATTAAGCTACGGTATATTTGGATTTGGATATCAATTTAGTTTATATAATGACCTTAATAATAAAAACAGTCCCATTGCACATAGTCATTCATTTTCTTTCGGTTTTGCTACAGATAAATACCGATTATCATTACCTATTTCTGTATCTGTGGGAGATCCTTCATATTATGGAGGAAAAATTTCTGTTAGTACAACTCCTAAATTTTCTTTTATGTTTAGGGGTGGTTTATTAGATGAATTTACAATGTCGCTTCATTATGGTATACAGCTTTCTAGTGTTACAAATAATGTAGGAGGAACAAAAATAGCTCCTATGGTATTAGGAGGTTCTTTATACGGCAGTATAATGCTTACAAGATTTGATAATTATCCTGTTCAAATAAGTCTTCCTGTAAAATTAGGTTTCTACTATGGTATAGGTGCCAGATGGGCTACTATAGATGCAGGATATGCTGAAGATGCTACACTTAATTATTTATATGATGATGCAGGCGGAAGATCTACCGACAGTATATATTTCTATCTATTAATGCCTGCTAAATTTGAAGCTAAATTGGGGGCTATATATACTTATGTAATGCCTAGACTTATGTTTGAGGGTAAAATATATAAAGTGGATGGTGAATATAATTTGCATTATGGAGTTGAAGGAGAAATTCGAGTTACTTTGGTTGAAAATTTCACATTCGGTTTGACAGGATATGCTGAGGGTCAGGGAATAATGAAAAAAAGTGCTGACTTTAATATATATAATGCATTCGGCGGAGGATTGGATATTTGGGGCATTTGGCGATACTAA